One genomic segment of Catalinimonas alkaloidigena includes these proteins:
- a CDS encoding gamma-glutamyltransferase family protein — protein MKNLLFLLALACISISCQDSQQSAKTETIEEPALTQSAQAGGGMVAAAHPLATAAGQQMLSLGGNAVDAAVAAAFTLAVVEPSMSGLGGRLQAILRLPDGKVRGVDATTQAPMSYDAANAPQGSYGYPTIGIPGVVAGLTKLLEEHGSLPLTKVMEPAIRYAEEGFALLPGEATRHALALKEIQEFEGTSTYFLKEDTTTYAEGEILVQKDLAKTLRAIAEGGDEAFYRGAIAEKIIADIQANGGVLSMEDLSNYEALDADILNSTYRGNEVYALSMPSYGAITLEILNILENMPMQEASEVEWASNMYLAVERAYEDRRSQTADSIPILISKDYAQKVASQLSSPNVLTHLPPKDIEVPQSWLAEQGHTTHLSTADGNGMMVALTQSLGPNMGSKVASPGLGFLYAVTLGGYLGDFEPGQRAASHISPIVITKNDQPYLALGAAGGSRIISAITSVSSRVIDQNMELAEALAAPRVHPDDADSVFVETHSGEGWQDEVLEALKAKGFLLNEVPEVARFGRVHAVEYNADTQQFVGAADPDWEGAAAGVQ, from the coding sequence ATGAAAAACCTACTTTTTCTTCTTGCATTAGCATGCATTTCAATAAGCTGCCAGGACAGTCAGCAGTCTGCAAAAACTGAGACGATAGAAGAACCTGCACTCACCCAGTCAGCACAAGCCGGGGGAGGTATGGTGGCCGCAGCACACCCGCTGGCCACAGCAGCGGGGCAGCAGATGTTATCACTCGGAGGTAATGCAGTAGATGCAGCGGTAGCTGCGGCTTTTACTTTGGCAGTGGTAGAGCCCAGCATGAGTGGATTAGGAGGACGCTTGCAAGCTATCCTCAGACTGCCTGATGGTAAAGTAAGAGGCGTTGATGCTACGACACAGGCCCCTATGTCTTATGATGCCGCAAACGCTCCTCAAGGCAGTTACGGATACCCTACCATTGGTATTCCGGGTGTGGTTGCCGGGCTCACTAAACTTTTGGAAGAACACGGTTCACTTCCCTTGACCAAAGTAATGGAACCGGCAATTCGTTATGCGGAAGAAGGGTTTGCCCTGCTGCCTGGTGAAGCCACCCGACATGCGCTCGCCCTGAAGGAGATTCAGGAGTTTGAAGGCACAAGCACCTATTTTCTTAAAGAAGATACCACTACTTATGCTGAGGGTGAAATACTGGTACAAAAGGATCTGGCCAAAACCCTGAGAGCAATAGCCGAAGGAGGTGATGAAGCGTTTTACCGTGGTGCAATAGCTGAAAAAATTATTGCTGATATACAGGCCAATGGAGGGGTACTTAGCATGGAGGACCTGTCTAATTATGAAGCCCTTGATGCTGATATTCTTAACAGTACCTACAGAGGTAATGAAGTGTATGCGCTCTCCATGCCTTCTTACGGAGCCATCACACTGGAAATTTTGAATATACTGGAAAACATGCCGATGCAGGAAGCCAGCGAAGTGGAATGGGCTAGTAATATGTACCTTGCCGTTGAGCGTGCTTATGAAGATCGCAGGAGCCAGACAGCAGACTCCATTCCGATTCTGATCTCCAAAGATTATGCACAAAAAGTAGCGAGTCAACTTTCTTCTCCTAATGTATTAACTCACTTACCCCCCAAGGATATCGAGGTGCCGCAGAGCTGGCTCGCCGAACAAGGGCATACTACTCACTTGTCTACAGCTGATGGCAATGGTATGATGGTAGCGCTCACCCAATCATTAGGCCCCAATATGGGTTCCAAAGTAGCCAGTCCGGGGCTGGGGTTCTTATATGCGGTAACTTTAGGGGGGTATCTGGGAGATTTTGAGCCCGGACAAAGAGCCGCTTCTCACATTTCACCCATCGTAATCACAAAAAATGATCAGCCTTATCTGGCACTGGGAGCTGCTGGCGGTTCCAGAATTATCTCAGCTATTACTTCGGTAAGTAGCAGAGTGATAGACCAAAATATGGAACTGGCGGAAGCACTTGCTGCTCCCCGCGTTCACCCCGATGATGCAGACAGTGTTTTTGTGGAGACGCATAGTGGTGAGGGCTGGCAAGATGAAGTACTGGAAGCCCTGAAAGCCAAAGGTTTTCTGCTCAATGAAGTACCGGAAGTCGCCCGCTTTGGGAGAGTACATGCGGTAGAATATAATGCTGATACCCAGCAGTTTGTGGGTGCTGCTGATCCGGATTGGGAAGGTGCTGCTGCCGGGGTTCAATAA
- a CDS encoding DUF817 domain-containing protein: MTHFIRQLFHFGIQQALSCIFAVLIFATLALSKVIDIPGLHRYDFILIICLLIQFIMIYTKLESWDELKVICLFHVIGLALELYKVQMGSWSYPEEALSKLGGVPLYSGFMYASVASYICQAWRRLELRFMHWPPDYRTYPIALFIYLNFFTHHFLPDFRWWITASLFLVFGKSYVRFTVRGEVYPIPTILSFLLIGFFIWIAENISTFFGAWQYPDQANTWKLVHLSKISSWFLLVIISIIIVANLKHLKYGAEKKLPKKAY, encoded by the coding sequence TTGACACATTTTATACGGCAGCTCTTTCATTTTGGCATTCAACAAGCCCTTTCCTGCATTTTCGCTGTTCTGATATTTGCGACGCTAGCCCTCTCTAAAGTCATAGACATTCCAGGCCTCCATCGGTATGACTTTATCCTCATCATTTGTCTGCTGATACAGTTTATCATGATCTATACCAAGCTGGAGTCGTGGGATGAACTCAAAGTCATCTGCCTTTTTCATGTGATCGGCCTGGCACTGGAATTGTACAAAGTGCAGATGGGCTCCTGGTCATATCCAGAAGAAGCGCTTAGCAAGCTTGGTGGGGTACCTTTGTACAGTGGCTTCATGTACGCCAGTGTAGCCAGTTATATCTGCCAGGCCTGGCGAAGGCTGGAACTGCGGTTTATGCACTGGCCCCCTGATTACCGGACATACCCGATTGCTCTGTTCATTTACCTCAATTTCTTTACCCATCATTTTCTCCCGGATTTCCGCTGGTGGATAACCGCCTCCTTATTTCTGGTCTTTGGCAAGTCTTACGTACGTTTCACAGTCAGGGGAGAAGTATACCCTATCCCTACCATCCTTTCTTTTCTACTGATCGGTTTCTTTATCTGGATAGCGGAAAACATTTCTACTTTCTTTGGTGCATGGCAGTATCCTGATCAGGCAAATACCTGGAAACTGGTACACCTGAGCAAGATCAGCTCCTGGTTCTTACTGGTGATCATCAGCATCATCATAGTAGCCAACCTCAAGCACCTGAAATATGGGGCAGAAAAAAAACTTCCGAAAAAGGCTTATTGA
- a CDS encoding alpha-L-fucosidase C-terminal domain-containing protein: MAMGDWLDINGEAIYETERLKSEYKQGESIRFTKKKGEPTYYGILLEAPQAKVNFTRLKPEEGSDVYLLGYGQPLDWNYDEANGLSISVPSQAATNVDFAWVFKIDGEEIM; this comes from the coding sequence ATGGCCATGGGTGACTGGCTGGATATAAACGGAGAAGCCATTTATGAGACTGAGCGGCTGAAAAGTGAATATAAGCAGGGAGAATCCATTCGTTTTACCAAGAAAAAAGGTGAGCCTACTTACTATGGTATCCTATTGGAAGCCCCGCAAGCTAAAGTCAACTTCACCAGGCTGAAGCCTGAGGAAGGATCAGATGTTTATCTATTGGGCTATGGCCAGCCATTGGATTGGAATTATGATGAAGCCAACGGACTATCAATATCTGTACCTTCACAGGCCGCTACCAATGTAGATTTTGCCTGGGTATTTAAAATAGATGGAGAAGAAATTATGTAA
- a CDS encoding alpha-L-fucosidase has product MRNVSYQCTILVVILLIFGQCQSNSGQEEESKETSSILSTTLSEEEILNESEEDFDERMEWWRDAKFGMFIHWGPYAIPAGEYQGEEVEGLSEWIMNTAHIPVEEYEKFSAQFNPTQYEADKWVGIAKNAGMKYIVITSKHHDGFALWDSDVSEYDVMDYAPIQRDLLAELKAACEKHDIKLCFYYSITDWHHPDAQAPIILTTIRMKKKTPTSSSM; this is encoded by the coding sequence ATGAGAAATGTATCTTATCAATGCACCATCTTGGTGGTGATCCTACTGATATTTGGCCAGTGCCAATCTAATAGCGGGCAGGAAGAGGAGAGTAAGGAAACTTCTTCTATTTTGAGTACTACCTTAAGCGAGGAAGAAATTCTAAATGAGTCTGAAGAAGATTTTGATGAACGTATGGAATGGTGGCGAGACGCCAAGTTCGGCATGTTTATCCATTGGGGACCCTATGCTATTCCTGCAGGTGAATACCAGGGGGAAGAAGTAGAGGGGCTAAGTGAATGGATCATGAATACTGCGCATATTCCGGTAGAAGAGTATGAGAAATTTTCCGCGCAATTTAACCCCACCCAATATGAGGCAGATAAGTGGGTGGGAATTGCTAAAAATGCAGGAATGAAATACATCGTGATCACCTCCAAACATCATGATGGCTTTGCCCTCTGGGATTCTGATGTAAGTGAGTATGATGTCATGGATTACGCGCCTATTCAACGTGACCTCCTGGCTGAACTGAAAGCAGCCTGTGAAAAGCATGACATCAAGCTTTGTTTTTATTATTCAATCACGGACTGGCATCACCCTGACGCGCAGGCCCCCATTATCCTGACTACAATACGGATGAAAAAGAAAACCCCAACTTCCAGCAGTATGTAG
- a CDS encoding L-fuconate dehydratase, protein MSVNSLRITAIRVLDIRFPTSRTLDGSDAMNPDPDYSAAYVILETNKPALEGHGLTFTIGRGNELCVEAIKAMSYLLKGKKLSEFTSDMAGFWRTITGDSQLRWLGPEKGVIHLATAAVVNAVWDLYAKAEKKPLWKLICDMSAEELVSCVDFTYLSDVITPEEAISMLKAKEAGKSERIAHLMEHGYPAYTTSAGWLGYSEEKIRRLCREAKEEGWKYIKMKVGSNLEDDMRRAAIIREEIGSDIRLMMDANQKWDVPQAICNMKQLARFDPWFIEEPTSPDDILGHKAIREAIAPVKVATGEHCHNRVIFKQMLQSGAMDFCQLDSCRLGGVNEILSVLLMAAKFNVPVCPHAGGVGLCEYVQHISMIDYITVSGSMENRIIEYVDHLHEHFIDPVIIRNAHYMPPSAAGYSISMKEESMIANTFPGGSTWQADN, encoded by the coding sequence ATGAGTGTAAACAGCTTGCGAATTACAGCAATCAGAGTGTTAGATATTCGCTTTCCTACCAGCCGAACCCTGGATGGCTCTGACGCCATGAATCCCGACCCCGATTATTCAGCAGCTTATGTAATTCTGGAAACCAATAAACCTGCGCTGGAAGGGCATGGGCTTACCTTCACCATTGGTAGGGGCAACGAACTTTGTGTTGAGGCGATCAAAGCCATGTCATATTTACTGAAGGGGAAGAAGTTGAGTGAGTTCACCTCGGATATGGCGGGTTTTTGGAGAACGATTACCGGTGATAGCCAGTTGCGTTGGCTGGGACCTGAGAAAGGTGTGATCCACCTGGCAACTGCGGCAGTAGTCAATGCGGTATGGGATTTATATGCCAAAGCAGAGAAAAAACCGCTCTGGAAACTGATATGCGATATGAGTGCCGAAGAATTGGTCTCCTGTGTAGACTTCACTTACCTGAGTGATGTGATTACGCCAGAAGAAGCCATCAGTATGCTCAAAGCAAAAGAAGCAGGAAAGTCAGAGCGTATTGCCCACCTGATGGAACATGGCTATCCGGCTTATACTACTTCTGCGGGCTGGCTGGGTTATTCGGAAGAGAAAATCAGGAGACTGTGTAGAGAGGCAAAGGAAGAGGGATGGAAATACATTAAAATGAAGGTAGGTAGTAACCTGGAAGATGATATGCGGAGGGCCGCTATCATCCGTGAAGAAATTGGCAGTGATATCCGGCTGATGATGGATGCCAATCAGAAGTGGGATGTGCCACAGGCCATCTGTAACATGAAGCAACTGGCCAGGTTTGACCCCTGGTTTATAGAGGAACCTACCAGCCCGGATGACATTCTGGGCCACAAAGCCATCAGAGAAGCGATAGCACCCGTCAAAGTTGCTACCGGAGAGCACTGTCACAATCGTGTGATCTTCAAACAAATGCTACAAAGTGGGGCTATGGATTTTTGTCAGCTTGATAGCTGTCGGCTGGGTGGAGTAAATGAAATTCTTAGTGTGCTACTCATGGCTGCCAAATTTAATGTTCCTGTGTGCCCCCATGCCGGTGGGGTAGGACTATGCGAATATGTGCAGCATATCTCCATGATTGACTACATAACAGTTAGCGGAAGTATGGAAAACCGCATCATTGAGTATGTAGATCATCTGCACGAACATTTTATAGATCCGGTAATTATCAGAAATGCTCATTATATGCCACCTAGCGCGGCTGGCTACAGCATCAGTATGAAGGAGGAATCTATGATTGCCAATACATTTCCGGGAGGAAGTACGTGGCAGGCAGATAATTAA